Proteins from a single region of Hermetia illucens chromosome 3, iHerIll2.2.curated.20191125, whole genome shotgun sequence:
- the LOC119652774 gene encoding vesicle transport through interaction with t-SNAREs homolog 1B has translation MDSDYNWNDHSRRIVIESREALERTSASLARSNQIAIETEQIGTEVLSDLSEQREALLRTQRRLDNANEDLSKSGAAIRAIRRNVLYNKIILVGIIILEVFILGALLFLKLRK, from the exons ATGGATTCAGATTACAACTGGAATGACCACAGCCGTCGAATTGTCATCGAAAGCCGGGAGGCGCTAGAAAGGACGTCAGCCAGTCTTGCACGATCAAATCAAATTGCTATCGAAACGGAACAGATCGGAACGGAA GTACTCTCCGATTTAAGTGAACAGAGAGAAGCACTACTTCGCACTCAACGGCGATTGGACAACGCAAACGAGGACTTGAGCAAGTCAGGAGCTGCGATTCGCGCCATTCGACGGAATGTCCTTTACAATAAGATCATTTTAGTTGGAATTATTATTCTGGAGGTTTTTATTTTGGGGGCGTTGCTGTTTTTGAAGCTGAGGAAGTAG
- the LOC119652735 gene encoding alpha-2-macroglobulin receptor-associated protein, whose protein sequence is MAKISVVLIIYLCIIHPCLGDKKPKNKYSAEANRKPEQFTTEKYDPELRELQRPFRMAKLNLVWSKAVHRLTEPKLKSLYMDLKIHDKEEIQWKQLSSQHKDKDGLKEAELRKKLIGIMSTYDLLEHFDDTQDPAKTKEYRRSHYTDTHLNKSMFKDKKLNRLWEKAEVAGFTPDELKALKEEFQHHQDKIDMYYNLLETVGETANDYHQNAIDEEELDRFNEIANMEESENEVDRGAGSKHHQFRENINKLRDHHHKIKDSYERLDRLTARGPNSRDFIEPKVQGLWRVALNSNFTPDELSSIKSELHHYESRLLKLRNLHAEHALHREKYKGSKDKDKSNRFEELEEHIHKQTKKVAKLHDTIEERIFKQHTEL, encoded by the exons ATGGCTAAAATAAGTGTAGTTTTAATAATATATTTGTGCATCATCCATCCATGTTTGGGGGACAAGAAGCCAAAGAATAAATATTCGGCGGAAGCGAACAGAAAGCCGGAACAATTCACGACCGAGAAATATGACCCCGAATTGCGGGAATTGCAGCGTCCGTTCCGAATGGCCAAGTTGAATCTCGTGTGGTCCAAAGCTGTACAT AGACTAACGGAACCCAAGCTCAAATCCCTCTACATGGATTTGAAAATTCACGACAAAGAAGAAATCCAGTGGAAGCAACTGAGCTCGCAGCACAAAGATAAGGACGGTCTGAAGGAGGCAGAACTGAGGAAGAAGTTAATTGGAATAATGAGCACTTAcgacctccttgaacatttcgatGATACTCAAGACCCCGCCAAGACGAAGGAATACAGA AGGTCCCATTATACCGACACGCACCTGAACAAAAGCATGTTCAAAGACAAGAAATTGAATCGGTTGTGGGAAAAGGCCGAGGTGGCTGGATTTACCCCCGACGAATTGAAAGCTTTGAAGGAAGAATTCCAACATCACCAGGACAAGATCGATATGTATTATAATCTCCTGGAAACTGTCGGGGAGACTGCTAATGACTATCATCAAA ATGCAATCGACGAAGAGGAATTGGATCGCTTTAATGAAATAGCAAACATGGAAGAATCAGAGAACGAAGTAGATAGAGGTGCTGGATCGAAACATCATCAGTTCcgcgaaaatataaataaacttCGGGACCATCACCACAAAATTAAAGACAGCTATGAGCGATTGGATCGTTTGACTGCCCGAGGTCCAAATAGCAGAGACTTCATAGAACCCAAAGTACAAGGTCTATGGCGAGTGGCCTTAAATAGCAACTTCACTCCGGATGAACTTAGCTCGATCAAATCTGAGTTACATCACTATGAGTCGCGCCTGTTGAAATTGCGTAATTTACACGCAGAACATGCTTTGCACCGCGAGAAGTACAAG GGTTCGAAAGATAAGGATAAATCAAACCGCTTCGAAGAACTTGAGGAACATATACATAAGCAAACGAAAAAAGTTGCAAAGTTACATGACACAATTGAAGAAAGGATTTTCAAGCAGCACACTGAATTATAA